A stretch of DNA from Paenibacillus albus:
AGATTGCCGTCCTCTCCCGCTCCTCCTCCGATTTCCACATCTGCCACTCGACTTGCAGATCGGCGACATCGACCGGCTCTACGAACAGCGTCTGGCCACTTGCCGATTCGTCCCATACCGTGCCCGGCACTTGCTTGCGGAGCTCCCTCTTCACAGGCAGAACATAGTGGCCATTCCTCTTACTAACAAGCGGATCTTGCAGCGCAGACTTGTATTTGCCAAGCAGCTGGTTCAGCTTACGCTCGATCCGATCCTCTGCAACAGCCAATTGTCTGCGAATATCGCCTAGCTCAGGCGATGCTTGATCAGTCAATACGCCATGCCGGATGCAGCGGTCCAGTTCTTGCAGAAGCTCTGGGCAATCATGCATGGAATCGGCGTAGCTGCTAATCGTCGGGGCCGTCATTTGCTTGCTTGCCATGTATCTCTTCATCTGGGCGACTGATGTAAGCCACACAGCTAAGCTGCCGAGCTCAAGCTCGGAGTAGATTTTGCCTTTGCCGAGCAAGGCCATGAAGGCTTCCATCCCTTCCATCGCTGAGATGGGGACGCTCGCTCCGGTTGCAAGCAATCTTACAGCCTCCGACGTCTCCGTCAGCCACGCAGTAACCTGACCTGCTTGCGCGCTAGGCTGATGCTTCTCAGCAAGTGCTTTTCCAGGTCCTGATACGGTGTAAGAGAGCAGCATCGCCATGATTTTATCAAATTCTAATTTAGTCATTGTACGGTTATTCATGGTCTTTGATCCATCCTTCGTCAATTAGAATGTGAACATAAAAAAACAGGGACGAGAAGCGCATCACGCTTCCCATCCCTGTCTCATATAGACGGAAAATCCTCATTGACTCTCAACCTGCACCCCAATAGGGCAGATTGTAAGTACAATGAAAAAAGCGTGCTCCAAGAGCACGCTAATTTACCGTCCAGCAGGCGGAAATTGTCATGTTCTTAACTCATTGGTCGGCGTATGCATGACAGCTTCACGAGGAAATAAACCTACGGACTAACCGCAAATTTAGAACAACGTTGAAAGTTGGTTTTGCAAAACGCCACTTGAAGCACTTCAGGCTCCAAGTCATATCCAATTTAGAAGTTAAGAACCATAACCGACATTAAAATTTCCCCTTACTGCTTTAAAGTTACTTTTACTATAGCTTTCCAGCCACTCCTAAGTCAAGCGGACAATTGCCTATCCAGTATTCTTATACAACTACGGTCATACCGGTTCTAGCAAAGGTCACACCATTCGGAAGCGCATAATCATGTGCAAGGTCTATATCATGCGACATATGCGTCAGCATTGTTCTTCGTGGCTTGTGCTCTTTAATGAGCTCGATCGCTTCTGTCACATCGTACACCGATCTCGACTCGAACGGGAACGGTTCCTTGTAGAAATTCGTTCCGAGAATCAGCAGATCCAGCCCCGCGAGCGGGACAAGTTCCTCGCCTTGAAGGGCTATCGAGTCCGAGCAGTATGCGAAAGCGCGTCCCGTAGCCGAATGGTTGAAACGAAACGCGTAGGCATGTCCATTCTTGCCATGATTCACGCGCCAGCAGAGCACTTCCCAACCGCCAAACTGCAGCAGACCTTCAATTGGAACGAAATCGATCTGATTCGTCAGCCATGGGAATTGGCGCTTGATCGCCTCGATAACGTCAGGCATCGCGTATGCCCGACCTCTTCGGCCAAGCCACCTATTCATATCCGCCCACTCCGGTAGTCCGCCGATATGGTCGAAGTGTGCATGCGTAATTAGCATCGTATCGATCTGCCGAAGCGATACCGCCTCCATCTGGCTGCGCCAATCCGGTCCGCAATCGATAAGCATGGTGCCGAACTCTTCGTCCGCCAAATGAACGAGCGAGCGAAATCTGCGATTTAGCCCGCTTCCTCTCGCTTCTTCGCAAACCGCGCAAGAGCAATAAACGCGTGGAACCCCCATGGAATCACCTGTTCCCCAGAAGGTGATAGACAGGGTCATGATGATCACTCCTTTGGGTAGATAAACCTTTTGCTACAGCGGCAGCAGTGCAATTGTAGATTTCGTCTTCAGCTGCTCCATCATGGCATACCATTCATCCGGCTTAATTGGCAGCGCAGAATAGTAGGTTGTCAGAAACTCGGTAACGAGCGATGCCGGTAGTTCTGTTCTTTCTTCATCCTGTGGCAGGAAGCAAAAGTCCAAGCCGCTGACAGCTGCGCCGTCCTCTTCCCAAGACGGATGCACATACGGGAAGTCCAAACGCATATAGCCGATATGCGAGAGCACCTCGCGACGCACAAACGGACTCATCGGATAGATGCCGCCGAAGTCCGATTGCGCAAGCGATGGGTTATAGATCTCAGCGAACATACCGAGCGATTCCGTACCGCTTGCCGCCGCCAAACGCGTCAAGTCAGCGCTTCTGTTCTTCATCAGGAACCGGCCGATGCCAAGACCCGGGCGGCCGATAATCGTGAAATCTGTCATTGCAACTCGAAGCTTCGAGTAATAACGGTATTCGGTCGTGCCGACAACTTCACCCTCGTGAACCGCGACATATACATGGATGCTGTCATCCTGCAGCGGTCCTTCCCATTTCTCATAGGCATACACTTCTTCAGGTGGGAAAACCGTTTCAAGCAGCTTGTGCATGCTCGCAAACAGCGGATCATGAATCGATTTAAGACGGATATAGTCCATGGGTACAATACTTCCTCTCATTATGAAAATTTAGTTTATAAAAGGATTTCGCCATTCCATGAGCGCCGCGTAGTTGCAGGATTCTTCATCCTCTAAATATTGCTCCGCAACACCGACTGGCATCCTGCCGCATCTTAACAGGAATGAGATGACAGGATCATTGAACTTCCCTTCGATAATTCCCTGTAAGTACTGCTCGGCAGAAACTTCGTTCTTCACTTTATGATAACCGGGCATCCTGCCTCCACCTAGTAATCGAGCCAGACGCAGATGAATGACGACCTCGTACATGGAGAGCATGAGCCATTTACCGATACCTGCTTTGCGCAGCTCCGGAATGACGCACAAATCTACGACATAGAGCGTGGAGCCTAGCGGATCGTGATTCGTAATATAACCGCTGCTGGTAATGGACTCCCAACTGTGATTACCCTGCAGCTGTTCGTCGATTACACGAAGCGCAGTCATGGAACCGATAAGCTTACCGTTCATCTCGGCACAGATAGCGCCTTCCGGGAACAACGTAATATGCTGTCTCAGCTGCTCTTCATTCCACCACAGCTCGGAAGGAAAAGGCGGCGGGAAGCTGATTCGTTGGATCTCAATCATACCTTCTATATCTGCTTCCGAATAATTGCGAATGACGATCTCGATGGGTTTACCGTTTAGGTAGACGATTAACGATTTACGCATCTTGCGAGTGTCCACTCCTTCCCTCTACCGAAACAACTTATTGCCAATCGCCGTACAGATCAATTCGGCGGTCACGCCAAGTCGTAACGGAGCCGGCAGCGCGAACATCATGAAGCAGCTGGACGTTCAGGTCAGCCACGACTAACATGTCATCGTTAATAATGCCTTCTGTCATGATGCCAGCTGGAGGGAACGGAATGTCGTTAGGCGAAATAACGGCAGCTTGTCCGAAGTTCGCACGCATGAAATCGACTTTGCGCAGCGATCCGACCGTGCCTGTCGTCACGATATACACTTGATTCTCAACCGCTCTAGCATGGCAGCAATAGCGAACACGGTAGAAACCATGACGGTCATCCGTGCAGGATGGGCAGAAAATAATATCCGCGCCCTTGGCTCTCGCCATCCGCACAATCTCCGGGAACTCGATATCGTAACAGGTCAGCATCGCGATCGTGCCAAACTCTGTATCGAACACTTGTAGTCCATCCCCTGGCTGCATGTTCCATTCATCACGCTCGGTCGGCGTCATATGCAGCTTCGCTTGCCGCTCTACGCGGCCGTCCGGATAGAACAGATGCGCGGTATTATTCAGCTTGCCGCCGCCAACATCAATGACATGCGTGCCGCCGATGATATGCATGTTGTACTCAGCAGCGAGCGATTGGAACAGCGCGACGTAACGGTCCGTAAACGCTGGCAGCTGTTCGATCGCAAGCGGCTGACCTTGCTCGTCTCCAATAGACAGGAGCTGCGTCGTGAAAAATTCCGGAAACAAAACACATTGAACGCCATACTCGGACGCGTTCCTTACATAGTGTGTTGATTGCGCGGCAAAATCCTCGAAGCTCGCGATATCCGCAAGCTTATATTGCACGGCACTTACTCGTAGACTGCTCATCTTTCTTGCATCCCCTATTCCTTTATTTCTTTTGCGGCAGCGCGACCGATATCGTCGTCCCTTGCTCCGGTTTGCTAAACACGTCGATCTTGCCTTCATGCAGATCAACGATACGTTTAGCAATGGATAAGCCCAGACCTGCTCCCCCTGTGGCCCGGCTTCTCGCGCCGTCGACGCGGTAGAAGCGCTCGAACAAATTCGGCATTTCATCCTCAGGAATACCGATGCCTTTGTCCGATACAGACAAACGTACGATACCTTTGTTCACCGACAACGTTATATCGATTGCATCTTTGCTGTACTTAATGGCATTATCGAGCAAAATAACGAGCAGCTGACGGATTTTATCTTTGTCGCCGTTCAGCAGCACATCCTGTTTGCCTGTATGTACTCGGATCATCCGCTGGAACGTCAAGTGCAGCATATCTGCCGTCTCATCCGCAAGCTGTACGAGATTAAAGCTCTCAATATTCAACCAATCTTCCTGCTCCGCTTGCGCCAGCTGCAGCATCGACTTCGTCAAGTTTTGCAGCCTCTGCGATTCCTTGCTGATCGCTTCAATCGCTTCATCGCGAATATTCGCGTCATCTCGCCCCCACCGCTTTAACATGCCGGCATAGCTGCTGATGACTGTTAGCGGCGTCTTCAGCTCATGCGATGCGTCTGCGACGAACTGCTTCTGCCGCTCAAACTGCCGGTCGAGGCGATTAATCATCTGATTGAACGCCCGTGCCAGCTGCAGCAATTCTGCGGACTGATCGCGCTGCGCAAGCTCAATCTGTCGCAGCTTCCCGCTCCTGTCGATCTCCCTCATCGTCTGCACCATATGCTGAATCGGAGAAGTGAGTCTAGATGTGAACCAATATGTACCAAAGATGGCGAACAGAATCGCACCGATACTCGTAATCGTCAGCGCGATGACAAGCACTTGCAAGTAGCTGTCGAGCAGCTGCAGCTTGCGGTAAATCTCAAGCGTTCCGATCACTTCGTTGTTCTTGTATAACGGTACCTTCATATAGAGCACTCTGCGTCCTTCGATGAAGAACATGCCCGTATCATGCTTATTCGTAAACTCAGGCTTAAGCGCCAGCAGCTCTGGGTCTGACCCTTGCGAATTCAGAATTTTGCCGCTGCTGTTCACGATCCGCATCAACTCGTCGACATTGTAATAATCTCGGAGCAGATCTGCGTTCGACAGCTGCGACGGTTCGCTGATTCGCCTATCCTCGAGCAGAATATTCACTTTATTCGTAAGCAGCTGATCTTCGCTTCTCATCGTGATTTTGATCACAAATAAATAAACGAATATGTTAAACAAGATCAGGATGAATATAAGCCAAAAGATCGTAAAAAACGTAAACCTTCTTCGCAGCGTCATGCATCCGGCTCCTTAAGCATATAGCCGACGCCGCGCACGGTATGAATGAGCTTATGCCGATAGCCTTTATCAATCTTTTGCCGCAAATATCGGATGTACACGTCAACAAGATTGGTTTCGCCGATGAAATCATAGCCCCATACTTCAGACAAGATATCCTCTCGTGACTTCTCCTCATTCCGATGCTCCGCTAGGTAGACGAGCAGCTCAAACTCTCGTGGTGTAAGCTCGATCAGCACATCTTTGCGGTATACTTTACGGGTGCGCAGCTCAATCGACAGGTCTGCTACTTTGAGCACGTCAGGGCTCTCCGCTTCCTTCGGCTGAGCTTGGAAGATTCTTAGCAGATTACGGACTCGCGCAAGCAGCTCCTCCATGGCGAAGGGCTTCGTAATATAATCGTTGGCGCCATGCTCAAATCCGCTCACTTTATCGGGAATCGTATCACGCGCAGTTAGCAAAATAATCGGGATTGGATTGCCGGACTGGCGAATTCGGCGCAGCACTTCAATCCCGTTCAGCTCGGGCAGCATGACATCCAGCAGCAGCATATCCCATTCGCCGTTCGTCGCTTGCTCGAGGCCACTCCTGCCGTCTGCAGCGCGACCGACTGTATAACCTTCATGTTCCAGCTCCAGTTGGAGGACTCTTGCAATGCCGTCCTCATCTTCGATGACTAGAATGCGTTCGTTCATTCTTGGTTCGCACCCACTTCGTAGTAGACTTCTTCACTATCATAAAGAAGCAGATGACCCAATGCAAGCATTAGCGAGCCTTGTCGATGCGTGCAATCAGCGGGTTTAGAGCGCGTTCCAGCTGAGGAAGCCAGGTTCTGTTCGCGGTCGCCCAGACTCCTGACCACTGCAGCTGCATCCATTCTTCTACGGGCAGTAATGGGATTTCGCACAACGGCTTCTTCGGAATAGAGCTTATCCATTCACTGCGATAGCGGAACTTCATCATTTTGTTCGCAAGCCAGTAGGTTTCTTTGCCCCCTTGCTCTCTTTCATAGCTAATCCGTTCAGCGGTTTTCATTCGAGATGGCGTCCATTTGGGCACAGCAGGGTCGACAACGAACACGAGCATATCGCACTCGATCATCTCCAGCTCCAGCGCGGTTGTCTTTGATGCTGCTGCAGCCCATCTGCTGGATACATCCGTAAGCTGAATTGGCGCTGTAATCGTTGCGCTTAGCAGTTTGAATTGCATTTCGGTATTAAGACCTGACAGCTGCTGCTGAAAAGCCGGCTCAAGCGCGAAGCATTGAAGCAGCCGCGAGTTCGATAGATAGAAGCTTCGATACATCGGCACGGTGAGTACGACTGCTTGCTGCTTCGCAGGCTGTTCCAGCAGCGCATGCCATTCCGGCTCTGTCTCGGGATGCTCTATGGCTGCGCAAGGGATTTGGCGGGCTTGAAGTAGATGGGCAAGCGTCAAAGTTACGAAAGTCCCACCAGCGCCAGGGGACAACGAAGCGATGATGATGCTCTGCTTTCGGGATACCCGAGTCTCATGGCGGATTTCGCTCATTGCCGGCAGATTGGGGAGGCACTTCGCTAGTGCATTTTGCGCATCAATGACATTGTCGTACCTGCAGCTCGGCTGCGGATCAATCATTTGGCTAATTACAGCTGCTAGTTCCTTGGGTACATGAGCGAGCAGTCGAGGGACTGAATTCGTATTCGGCGTTCCGGCATTGATCCCCACTTTATGTCCGCCACTTAGCAAGTAATAGAGCAAAGCTCCTAAACCGAAGACGTCTGTGCGAAAATCGCTCTGTTGCTCGCCTTCCTGCTCTGGAGCAGCAAAGCCAGGGGTTCCAAGCTGCACGGTGTCCTGCTCTTTACCAGGTTTGTATACCCGTGCTATGCCAAAATCAATCAGACGTACGAAGCCGCCCTTATCAATCATGACATTCGTAGGCTTCAAGTCACGATGTATAATAGCCGGTTCTCTCGTATGCAAGTAGTTGAGCGCATCTGCCAGCTGCATCCCGATATCAACAACTTTAGTAAACGGAATAATGCGATTGTGCTGTGCCAGATAAGCCTGCAGCGTCATTCCGTCGATATAATCCATGACTAACAGCTCATGACCATTTGCATCAGGCGGAAAATAATCAATAATAAGCGGCAGATGCGGATGATTCAGCCGCATGAGCAGTCCTGCTTCTTCCGCACTGCACGATGCATGGTCAGCGTTCACTAAGCTCATTTTCACAGCTCGAAGCTTCCCTTGCAAACGGAGATCTTCAGCAGCATATACCTCGCCCATGCCACCTCGTCCTATACGGCCAATTACTCGATAGCGTCCGCCAATGATGGTGCCGGGCTCATAGCTGTGATGTACATATCCATTCTTCTCCATATTCATATCCATGTCCATATCGCTCCTCCCTGATTTAAAAAAGCAAAAAAGCACCCCGAAAGAACAACTGCCAGGCAGTCGGTTCAATCGGGATGCTTTCCCATCTTCGTATATTCACGCTGCTTCTGCTTCTACTTCTTAACTAAGTATAACGTAATTTCGTCGCGGTTGTGGAACAACTGCTTCGCCTTCTTCAGCTCGAATGCGCTCTCCAGCTTCGCTATCACGTCGCGGATCGTCTGAAGCGGCTTCTTGTGCATCAGCTTGAGCGTAATAATTGCAGTCGCACCATCCGACAGGGCTTCCGTCTTCTCAAGCACAAGCTTCGCCATCTGCATCGGACTCCAGCTCATATCGCAAACAAGCAGATCGAACGTTCCTGGCGGAAAATTCACATCGGACGCATTCTTCTTCATCACGGTCAGCCTTGGGTACGCCGAAAGCGACGGATGCAAATTCGCCGGGTCGATGGAAGTCACGCGCAATCCGCGCTCAAGCAGCAGCTGGGTCCAGCCGCCTGGTGCAGCGCCGATATCGACAGCTTGCTTATAGGTCTCAAAGTATAGCTTGAACGCACGCTCTGCTTCGAGCAGCTTGAATTTCGCTCTGGAAATTTGCCCTTCCTCGCGTTGAAACCGCACTGCGCCTCCCGGCCAGTCGGAGAGCTGTTCAGCAGGTGTACCCCAGCCGACATAAAGCTCCTCCGCTCCTGCGAAGATCGACAGGATCATGTCAGGTGACTGCATGACGGTCTCCGCGCCGACCTCCATTAGAACTGCATCCAGCACCGACTTCGTGTCGGAAGCCGAATACATGAATGGCGTTTTCTCCACGCGGCGGAGATGAACGGCAACGGTTTGATCTTCCACGCGGGCACGTGCCACACGAACAAGATCAGACAAAGCTTGCAGATCGTCTGCACTGCCTTGAATCGGCAAAGCGCGCTCGATGTGCTGAATATGGCGCAGAAAGATCGGTTCGTTCTTCTGCAGAAGCTCCAGCAGCTCCTCGCGGCTAAGCGGTACTTCCATCTTGAATACTTCACCAGCAATGAGCTGGGTAAATTTAATACCATTAACGAACCTTCGAAGCTCTTCCATCGCTAGCGATGCAAAGCCGTGGTTCGCCGTCCCTATCCAATGACTCACTTTATTATGCCTCCTGGTAATGCCCGAATCCACGGACGGTCATCCGCCCATTCTACTTCAACTGGCCAGTCATAAGCACGACTCAGCCATTCTGGGCTTAACACTTCTTTCTTCGGTCCCGCTGATAGAATCTTTCCGTCCTGGACGAGCGCAACATGCGTGAACAGCGGAATGATTTCCTCCATATGATGCGTAACGTAGACGACAGTAATGTCACGCTTGCTCAGATGGCCAAGATCAATCAACAGCTTCTCGCGTTCGTAGAGATCAAGACCTGCGCAAGGCTCGTCCATAATCAGAATTTTCGGGTTGGACATGAGCGCGCGCGCAAGCAGCACTTTTTTACGTTCGCCTTGAGATAGTGTCGCCAGCGTCTGCTCCGCTGTATACAGGATTCCAACCTCATCCAGTAGACGAAGCGCCTTCTGACGAACCTCCTCGTCGATCGTCTGGTAGAAACGCAGGAAGGCGTATTCGCCTGTTGCGACGACTTCCCATACCGGGTCGCGCAGCGTCAGCTTCTCGATAATCGATTGGCTAATGTAGCCGACTTCTTTGCGAACCTCGCGCACATCGCATTCGCCGAAGCGATTGCCAAGCACATCTACAGTACCCGAGGATGGGAACTGATAGCCTGTCATCATTTCAAGCAGCGTCGTCTTCCCGCAACCGTTACGGCCAAGAATGACCCAGTGCTCACCTTTGTTTACATGAAGATTAATGCCGCTGAGTATTTGTCGTTCCTCACGACGGAACGTTATATCTGTTAACGTAATCACCGTTTACCCTCCCATATGTACGAGCCACACTCATCCCGGCATCGGGCCATGATGAATGTCGATATGCAACGGCGCATGCTGCGTCAGTAAATGAACCATCTGCATACGCCCAGCAGGACTAGAAGTATGAAAATAACAAGTGCGCGGATACCTGCCGCTCTCGACGATATACTGCACGACGCTAAGACCGGTTGGCTGATTCCAGCCGAGATCGAAATCCAGCGACAGAACATCTACTTCTTCATGCTCCAGCAGCAGCTTGCACTCCTCTGCCGTCTTAGCCAGGACAAACCCCTTCGGACATGGCCGAAAATCATCTAGATACACGTTAATCAACTTGCCCGACTCCCCTCAGACGCCGAATACGTTCAAGCTGCAAGCGATGCGTGCCGTCAGCGTCAGACGGTGTTTCGAGCACGAAGGGCACTTCAGCCATGAGCGGATGATTCAACAGCCAGCTTAAGCCCGCTTCTCCAATATAACCCTCACCTATGCGCGCATGGCGATCTCGTTTCTCTCCGCTTGGATAGACTGAATCGTTCAGATGCACGGCCGTCAGATGCTCAATCACACCAAGCTCCTTCGCTTTATGAAGCCACTCGGCTTCAGGACTCCCGTTCCAACCACCGCTTGCGAACAGATGACAGGTATCGAGGCAAAAGCCGATTTTGTGCGGATCTATCGAAAGGCTGCGAATTTGAGCTAGCTCTTCCATCGTCGTCCCCATGAACGTTGAATCACCTGCTTGGTTCTCTATGAGCAGCTTCGCGTTTCCTTGCCACTGCGAAGTGATCGCACTAAGCGTCAGTACTGCGTTGCGATAGCCTTCCAGCGGGTCTGCTCCTTTATAAACGCCGAAATGCACGACGACTCCCAGCGAACCACATGCTTCCGCGATCTCGAGATCGTTCAGCAGCGACTGCACCGTCCTTGCCCGAAGCTCGGCGTCCTCAGATGCCACGTTCGTCAAGTATGGCGAGTGTGCAATCGAGACGATTCCGTGATCGGTGCAGAATGCGGCACAGCGCTGCGCATCTTTCCAATCCGGCGTTTTAAGAGCGAGACTGCGCGGGTTTTTCGGAAAATATTGAAATGCGTTCGCGCCAAGCTGCTTCACTTTGCGCGCCGCTTGCGCGTATCCGCCCCTCGTAGATACATGAAAGCCGAGTCGCATACGTCCCTACTCACCTGTCCTTCTGACAATTGCTGCAGTAGAACACCTTGCGTGAATTAAGCTCTTCTTGCGTAATCGGTGTTCCGCAGTTAAGGCACGGCTCTCCACCACGATCATAGACGAAGCAATGCTCGTTGTAGCCGCCGGTCACAGTGTCATTGTTCGTGAGCGGCAGCTCCATGTAACCTCCATAACCTACAGCTCGCTCAAGCGTGCTGTGCATGGCGTTGTAGATGCGCTCCCACGTGTCCGACTCGATCTCCGAAATACGCGCAGATGGTTTCACACCTGCTACAAAAGCGATCTCGTCCGCATAGCAGTTGCCGATGCCCGCAATGACGCGCTGCTCAACGAACGCAGTCTTCAGCGAGCCGCGCTTGCCTTTGAACCGCTCGATGAATTTCGGCAATGTAAGCCACTTGTCGAATGGTTCCGGGCCAAGATCAGCGAGCTTGGCACTTGCTTCCTTCACGGACAGAAGATGCAAATAACCTAAGCGGAGACCGCTAAAGCAGAGATCGCCGAGCGGAAACCCGATCGTGACTTGGACCGAGCGGTCTGAGCGCTCTGGCATCGTACCATCATCATTCGGAATATTCGATTCATAGCGAATTAATCCGCCTAGCATGAGATGAAGCAGCAGACGTTTCCCGTTATCGAGATGGAAGAGAAGCATTTTGCCGCGGCGCTCGACGAACCAAACCGTTCGGCCGACCAGCTCCGCTTCAAAAGTCTCCACGGGGACATTGATCGACTTCTCCCTAGTGACCGCCACCTTCACAATTGGCTGGCCTGATATGCGCTGCGCCAGCATCAAGCGGTAATGCTCCATTTCCGGATATTCCGGCATCGTACAACTTCCTTCCTAATGGGCGTTTTACGAACGCGCCTGCTGTTCATGAATGTACTGCTTTAATTGATATAAGTCATGAATGATGACGTCTGCTTCGCAGTTTGCTGCTGCGAGCAGCTTTTTATAATTGTCGCCAGTTGCGAGTCCGGTTAAAACAAGAATCGACTTGCAGCCTGCAGCTTGCCCAGCGGCAATATCGGTAGCCGGATTATCGCCGATCACCCAAGCTTCTTCCGCGTCCAACCCCATACGCTGCAAAGCGAAATCCATCAAGATCGATGATGGCTTGCCGATCACTGTAGGTGTTACGCCTGATGCCGTACGAAGCAGTGCAGAGATCGAGCCAGCGCCTGGAATGAGACCATGATCTGAAGGAAGCAGCAAATCCGGGTTCGTAAGAATATATTGTGCGCCGCTGCGGATGAACTGCACCGCTTTGGCGAGCTTATCATAAGTGAGCTGTCGGTCGATGCCTTGCACGACAATGTCCGGTTCATCCTCGACAAGCTGCAAGCCGGCAGCTTCAAGCGCTGCTCGCAAGCCAGTCTCGCCGATGACATATACGCGCGCGTTCGGCTGCTTCTGCGCAATGTACGCTGCCGCACCTTGCGCAGAAGTACACACCTCATCGGCGCTAGCGGGGATGCCCATCGCTTGCAGCCGCTCTGCAACAACTTCAGGCGTAGCTGTAGAATTGTTTGTTACATATAGATACCCTAGTTCTTGCTCACGCAGCGATTGAATGAACTCATCCGCTCCCGGAATCATAATGCCGCCATGATAAAGCGTTCCGTCCAAATCAATGAGCAGACCGCGAAGCGCTTGTTTAACGCCCATATTCGTCCACTCCTATTGTGTATGTTCAATTCGGTTCCATCTCTGCAGTTTGCCGATTAATCGGTCAATTCGCTTGCGAATCAGCTCAAGCTCTGTTCTCTGCTTGTTCTGAAGTCGCAGACCGGCATGACGGCGAAGTGCGATCGAATGCGCTTCCTCAGCTAAAGAGAGCGCAGCCTGCAGCTCCTTCGTCCGATGCTCATAATACATGGCAAGCTCGATATGAGCCTCGTAATCCGGCCTTTTGGCAGCTTCTGCATCTTGCACAGCCTTCTGCCACAATAACACAGCACGCTCCCAATTTCCACATTTCTTGTCCCGCTCCGCCAGCAAACACAAGCATTTGTGCGGAATTCGAGGATGGTCAACGAGCAGCGCATATAGTGGCTCAGCAAGCTCGGTCTTTCCCATTCGCTCGAGCCATAGACCTGTGCGAAGGAGCTCCTCGGCTTCACTCGGCATCGCGACATGTTCGCCGAGTCCACCTCCTAGCAAATGTCCGAACCGGATTGCGAGAACCGCGAGCGAGAGCATATCGATTTCATTGTGCTCGAATACACCGAGCAGCGGCTGTGGATTTCCGTCAGCAAGATATTGAAAGTAGATCGCAGGCGCCTGCGAGCCAGGCACATCATCATCTCGCGTAATGCCGAGTCGCTCTTCCTCAACATGGCTCAGCCTGCAGGAAACGAGCGTATTGCGCCAGATCGAACGCGAGGGATGCAGCAGATCGACATGAATCGGTTCCCACGAGAAAGAACGGAACCCGTTTAGGATGAATCGATTATGAAGGACAGGCCAATCAAAGGTCCGGCCGTTATACGTCACGAGGTGCGTGAAGCTCGGCAATAAATTGCACAAATAACCGATCATCGCCCGCTCCTCGGCAGGATGGCGAATCAACATCTGCTCGACGACGAATACGTCTTCCTGCAAATATGCGAGCC
This window harbors:
- a CDS encoding TIGR01457 family HAD-type hydrolase translates to MGVKQALRGLLIDLDGTLYHGGIMIPGADEFIQSLREQELGYLYVTNNSTATPEVVAERLQAMGIPASADEVCTSAQGAAAYIAQKQPNARVYVIGETGLRAALEAAGLQLVEDEPDIVVQGIDRQLTYDKLAKAVQFIRSGAQYILTNPDLLLPSDHGLIPGAGSISALLRTASGVTPTVIGKPSSILMDFALQRMGLDAEEAWVIGDNPATDIAAGQAAGCKSILVLTGLATGDNYKKLLAAANCEADVIIHDLYQLKQYIHEQQARS
- a CDS encoding ribonuclease H-like domain-containing protein, yielding MSGLRDKLLRMRTSAAAQAERLAGMVTEESTEQVEPEVALDEMEVSAEPAAVEEPNVLSADWQELNVRVVESTEGSFLVRESRYPLMHRHGIHQLAELEHTQLHLDVFRKQEQTQPDYTNMLFLDLETTGLGVGTGNVPFMVGLAYLQEDVFVVEQMLIRHPAEERAMIGYLCNLLPSFTHLVTYNGRTFDWPVLHNRFILNGFRSFSWEPIHVDLLHPSRSIWRNTLVSCRLSHVEEERLGITRDDDVPGSQAPAIYFQYLADGNPQPLLGVFEHNEIDMLSLAVLAIRFGHLLGGGLGEHVAMPSEAEELLRTGLWLERMGKTELAEPLYALLVDHPRIPHKCLCLLAERDKKCGNWERAVLLWQKAVQDAEAAKRPDYEAHIELAMYYEHRTKELQAALSLAEEAHSIALRRHAGLRLQNKQRTELELIRKRIDRLIGKLQRWNRIEHTQ